Proteins encoded in a region of the Mixophyes fleayi isolate aMixFle1 chromosome 5, aMixFle1.hap1, whole genome shotgun sequence genome:
- the MAP3K8 gene encoding mitogen-activated protein kinase kinase kinase 8, giving the protein MPDQMAYKGVAMEGSAVMDFMNTNSDQKEDAELLLTYLNVSDVVTIMENFYRDGEVSAGEKNMVTLCEETYDYEERSDSLFLSGQETSLLSSVKYGTTKELLSFANQLSDATKHLHKCLQQECGIILNRMLTIRNGRYQTDTDVLLFPWKMTYRSIGSDFVPRGAFGKVHLAQDVETRKRMACKLIPVEHFKPADVEFQVQFQHENIAELYGAVLCDNMVHLYMEAGEGGSVLEKLESCGPLREFEIIWVTKHILKGLDFLHSKNVIHHDIKPSNIVFMSTKAVLVDFGLSIQMTGDLYYPKDLRGTEIYMSPEIVICRGHSTKADIYSMGATIIHMQTGNPPWVKRYPRSAYPSYLYIIHKQAPPLEDIAEDCSTIMRDLLVAVLDKNPKQRPTAAELLRHEALNPPPEDQPRCQSLDTALLERKRLQKKELELPENITDSSLYTSEESEMLRRQRSLSIDLGALAGYINLVRGPPTSEFECP; this is encoded by the exons GTGTTGCTATGGAAGGCAGTGCCGTAATGGATTTCATGAACACCAACAGCGACCAGAAAGAGGATGCTGAGTTGCTGCTTACCTATCTCAATGTGTCTGATGTGGTTACTATAATGGAAAACTTCTATCGAGATGGGGAAGTGTCTGCTGGTGAGAAGAACATGGTTACATTGTGTGAAGAAACGTATGACTATGAAGAGAGATCAGACTCTTTATTCCTCAGTGGACAAGAAACTTCTCTCTTATCATCAGTCAAATACGGAACTACAAAGGAATTACTCAGCTTTGCAAACCAGTTGTCGGATGCAACTAAGCATTTACATAAATGTCTGCAACAGGAATGTGGAATCATTTTAAACAGG ATGCTCACAATTAGAAATGGGCGATATCAGACAGACACAGACGTGCTGTTGTTTCCATGGAAGATGACTTACAGAAGCATCGGTTCAGACTTCGTCCCTCGGGGTGCCTTTGGGAAAGTCCATCTAGCGCAAGATGTGGAAACGCGAAAGAGGATGGCGTGTAAATTG ATCCCAGTGGAACACTTCAAACCAGCAGACGTGGAGTTTCAAGTACAGTTTCAGCACGAAAATATTGCAGAATTATACGGAGCCGTATTGTGTGACAATATGGTCCATCTGTATATGGAGGCTGGAGAAGGAGGATCTGTCTTGGAAAAGCTGGAGAGCTGTGGTCCTCTACGGGAATTTGAGATTATTTGGGTGACCAAACATATTCTCAAGGGTCTCGATTTTCTTCACTCCAAAAATGTAATCCACCATGACATAAAAC CCAGCAACATAGTATTCATGTCAACAAAAGCCGTTCTGGTGGATTTTGGACTCAGCATTCAGATGACTGGTGATCTCTATTACCCAAAGGACTTGAGGGGGACTGAG ATCTACATGAGTCCAGAAATTGTTATTTGCAGAGGACACTCTACCAAGGCTGATATATACAGTATGGGTGCCACTATCATTCACATGCAGACGGGGAATCCCCCCTGGGTGAAACGATACCCGCGATCAGCCTATCCCTCTTACCTTTATATT ATACACAAACAAGCCCCCCCATTGGAAGACATTGCGGAAGATTGCAGCACTATCATGAGAGACTTGCTGGTTGCGGTATTAGACAAGAACCCGAAGCAGCGTCCTACTGCTGCAGAGCtgctgaggcacgaggcactgaaCCCTCCCCCAGAGGACCAGCCGCGCTGCCAGAGCCTGGACACGGCTTTACTGGAACGGAAGAGACTACAGAAAAAGGAGCTCGAGCTGCCTGAAAACATCACAG ATTCTTCGTTGTACACAAGTGAAGAGTCTGAGATGCTGAGGAGACAGAGGTCACTATCCATTGACCTGGGTGCACTTGCTGGCTATATTAATCTTGTGCGCGGACCTCCGACCTCGGAATTTGAATGTCCTTAA